The nucleotide window CCAATATTCATATCCTTTGGCAAGTCAAGCTCTTTGAGTGTACCGCGGGTAATTTTCGAGCCATTCTGAGCTATTAGTTCAAGCACATCGGCATCAGTGGCAGTAAGACATTTTACGTACGACACATTGGCTTTAAATGTGTGCCGGTATATGTAGCTGGCCGCTATAAGTTTTTTATTGATGATGGTGCCAATGCCAATGTTCTCAGCCAAATCGATATAATCCATATTCTCAACCTCGGCCACGGTTTTCTTAACGCCCATTTTTTTAGCCAGCTGGCATGCCAGGATGTTTACTTCCGAATTGCCGGTTACTGCAATAAAAGCATCCGTTTTTCCAATACCTTCGTCTTTTAGAAGATCCAGGTTTCGGCCATCGCCATTTATTACCAGGGTATTTTCAAGAT belongs to Desulfonatronum sp. SC1 and includes:
- a CDS encoding NAD-binding protein — encoded protein: LENTLVINGDGRNLDLLKDEGIGKTDAFIAVTGNSEVNILACQLAKKMGVKKTVAEVENMDYIDLAENIGIGTIINKKLIAASYIYRHTFKANVSYVKCLTATDADVLELIAQNGSKITRGTLKELDLPKDMNIG